The Edaphobacter sp. 12200R-103 genome contains a region encoding:
- a CDS encoding fumarate hydratase, producing MATIKQADFIQSVADALQYISYYHPEDFITNLTRAWELEQSPAAKDAMAQILINSRMCAEGHRPVCQDTGIVTAFVKVGMEARWDNDGQPLKTVQQMVDEGVRRAYLLPDNKLRASILADPAFSRKNTGDNTPAVVSVEMVEGGDVDVTVAAKGGGSEAKSKFVMLNPSDSIIDWVVKTVPTMGAGWCPPGMLGIGIGGTAEKAMVMAKESLMDPIDMQELIARGPKNKIEELRVELYNKINQLGIGAQGLGGLTTVLDIKIKDYPTHAANLPVAMIPNCAATRHAHFHLDGSGPVALEAPKLETWPELTYDASKARRVDLNTVTRDEVKTWKPGEVLLLNGKLLTGRDAAHKRLTDMLNRGEKLPVDFTNRFIYYVGPVDAVRDEAVGPAGPTTATRMDKFTRQMLEQTGLLGMVGKAERGQVAIDAIEEFDAVYLMAVGGAAYLVSKAIRSSKLLAFGDLGMEAIYEFDVVDMPVTVAVDSKGVSVHQTGPAEWKARIASELPGVPILQ from the coding sequence ATGGCCACCATCAAGCAAGCCGATTTCATCCAGTCTGTCGCTGACGCGCTGCAGTACATCAGCTACTACCATCCTGAGGACTTCATCACTAACCTGACGCGCGCCTGGGAGTTGGAGCAGTCGCCCGCCGCGAAAGACGCGATGGCGCAGATCCTGATCAACTCGCGCATGTGCGCCGAGGGCCACCGCCCCGTCTGCCAGGACACCGGCATCGTGACCGCGTTTGTGAAGGTTGGTATGGAGGCGCGCTGGGACAACGACGGCCAGCCGCTCAAGACCGTCCAGCAGATGGTCGATGAGGGCGTCCGCCGCGCTTACCTGCTTCCGGACAACAAGCTGCGGGCCAGCATCCTGGCCGATCCGGCGTTTTCGCGGAAGAACACCGGCGACAACACCCCGGCGGTCGTCTCGGTCGAGATGGTCGAGGGCGGCGATGTGGACGTGACGGTCGCGGCCAAGGGCGGCGGCTCCGAGGCGAAGTCGAAGTTCGTCATGCTGAATCCGTCCGATTCGATCATCGACTGGGTAGTAAAGACAGTTCCGACCATGGGCGCCGGCTGGTGCCCGCCGGGAATGCTCGGTATCGGCATCGGCGGCACCGCGGAGAAGGCTATGGTTATGGCGAAGGAGTCCCTGATGGACCCGATCGACATGCAGGAACTGATCGCGCGGGGGCCGAAGAACAAGATCGAAGAGTTACGGGTAGAGCTTTACAACAAGATCAACCAGCTGGGCATTGGGGCACAGGGTCTGGGTGGCCTGACGACCGTGCTCGATATCAAGATCAAGGACTATCCGACGCATGCGGCCAATCTGCCGGTCGCGATGATTCCGAATTGCGCGGCGACGCGTCATGCGCACTTCCACCTGGACGGCTCAGGGCCGGTGGCGCTCGAGGCGCCGAAGCTCGAGACGTGGCCGGAGCTGACCTATGACGCATCGAAGGCCCGGCGCGTCGACCTGAACACGGTCACCCGCGACGAGGTGAAGACGTGGAAGCCGGGCGAGGTTCTGCTGCTGAACGGCAAGCTGCTGACGGGCCGTGACGCCGCCCACAAGCGCCTGACCGACATGCTGAACCGCGGCGAGAAGCTTCCGGTGGACTTCACCAACCGGTTTATTTACTACGTCGGTCCGGTCGACGCAGTGCGCGACGAGGCGGTCGGCCCGGCTGGCCCCACAACAGCCACCCGCATGGACAAGTTCACCCGGCAGATGCTGGAGCAGACCGGCCTTCTGGGCATGGTCGGCAAGGCCGAGCGCGGGCAGGTCGCAATCGACGCCATCGAGGAGTTCGACGCTGTGTACCTAATGGCGGTGGGCGGGGCGGCTTACCTGGTCTCGAAGGCGATCCGAAGCTCCAAGCTGCTGGCCTTCGGGGACCTCGGGATGGAGGCGATCTACGAGTTCGACGTGGTCGATATGCCGGTGACGGTCGCGGTCGACTCCAAGGGCGTCAGCGTCCACCAGACCGGTCCGGCGGAGTGGAAGGCCAGGATTGCAAGCGAGCTGCCCGGGGTTCCGATTCTGCAGTAG
- the pgsA gene encoding CDP-diacylglycerol--glycerol-3-phosphate 3-phosphatidyltransferase has protein sequence MNLPNSITMSRIACIPLLIWILSPAFPLHGHGRPGLVGGEQEIIASIVFILASITDGVDGYLARKRGQITTMGMLLDPLADKLMISAAYIVLVAYNPRVVPPWIAVVVIGREFLVSGLRSIAATEGFTIEASEIGKLKTVIQIVSVVAAILAHRWDYWIWFPSFHGGFVIAVHFIAITAIYWMTIVSIISAVDYFVGFWKKIDHASERARTRKRVVLSRKAKPSQPSPEHPSRIG, from the coding sequence ATGAATCTTCCGAACTCCATCACGATGAGCCGAATCGCATGCATCCCCCTGCTCATCTGGATCCTCTCGCCTGCCTTCCCCCTTCACGGGCATGGCCGCCCGGGGCTAGTCGGCGGCGAGCAGGAGATCATCGCCTCCATCGTCTTTATCCTCGCCTCCATCACCGATGGAGTCGACGGCTACCTTGCCCGGAAACGTGGCCAGATCACCACCATGGGCATGCTTCTCGACCCCTTGGCCGACAAGCTCATGATCTCGGCCGCCTACATCGTTCTGGTGGCCTACAACCCCCGGGTCGTGCCGCCCTGGATCGCCGTCGTCGTCATCGGGCGCGAGTTCCTGGTCTCCGGCCTCCGCTCCATCGCCGCCACCGAGGGCTTCACCATCGAGGCCTCCGAGATCGGTAAGCTCAAGACCGTCATCCAGATCGTCTCGGTCGTCGCCGCCATCCTCGCCCACCGCTGGGACTACTGGATCTGGTTTCCCAGCTTCCACGGCGGTTTCGTTATCGCCGTGCACTTCATCGCCATCACCGCCATCTACTGGATGACCATTGTCTCGATCATCTCCGCTGTCGACTACTTTGTAGGCTTCTGGAAGAAGATCGACCACGCCTCCGAGCGAGCCCGCACACGCAAACGTGTCGTCCTGAGCCGCAAAGCCAAACCCAGCCAGCCCAGCCCCGAACACCCATCGCGCATCGGCTGA
- a CDS encoding Ig-like domain-containing protein: MSIYKLLWTMAALLSLPYGMGAQMKVPTAVALNVTTPLTLSYGETIDGVAQITAVDGSAVTGTVTFYDGTKSFCTLTLTNGASCPAEAAQGFEVGTHLFTAVYSGDATHAGARSNPVTVTVQPDTTTTAVASSAAMVATGGSVVYTATVAGAHGPASGLVTFLDGTTTMGSTGLTDNGVAALSVLMLVAGNHEITARYEGNGNLQGSTSVAVPVMVQGALATTTTTVSASAASATQGQNVTFTAKVAAAGGKVAPSGAVIFEDGGAAVGSAAVTAGTAVWSTSTLSTGSHSIVARYGGDATAAGSVSAPLNLVVNAQQGSQDGLTLGSTTITVAAGDTVSVPVMMKTGSATTKAVSLSCRGLPEEASCSYVPGSAVATGQGTATLRISTSAPRDCGSSTPYGGPTASSALPLAGVLLMMASRRRRTVKQLLVVLCAVGTIGVMSGCGTGNCTDLGTRPGTYTITVMGSVGGAQVSQMVKLVVTP, translated from the coding sequence ATGTCGATATACAAGCTGCTCTGGACGATGGCTGCTCTGCTCTCCCTTCCTTATGGGATGGGGGCGCAGATGAAGGTTCCGACGGCGGTCGCACTGAATGTGACGACTCCGCTGACTCTGTCTTACGGAGAGACGATTGACGGTGTGGCGCAGATTACGGCAGTCGATGGTTCGGCGGTCACGGGCACGGTTACGTTCTACGACGGCACAAAGAGCTTCTGTACGTTAACACTGACGAATGGAGCGAGCTGTCCGGCTGAGGCGGCGCAGGGGTTCGAGGTGGGCACGCATCTGTTTACGGCGGTGTATTCGGGCGATGCTACGCATGCCGGAGCGAGGTCGAATCCGGTGACCGTTACGGTACAGCCGGATACCACAACTACGGCGGTGGCAAGCTCTGCAGCGATGGTGGCGACGGGCGGGAGTGTGGTTTACACGGCTACGGTTGCGGGTGCGCATGGTCCGGCCAGCGGCTTGGTGACGTTTCTGGATGGGACGACGACGATGGGATCGACCGGTCTTACGGACAATGGCGTGGCAGCGCTATCCGTCCTGATGTTGGTCGCCGGGAATCACGAGATCACAGCACGATATGAAGGCAATGGAAATCTGCAGGGTTCGACCAGCGTGGCGGTTCCGGTAATGGTGCAGGGTGCGCTGGCGACGACCACGACGACGGTTTCCGCGAGCGCGGCTTCTGCGACCCAGGGACAGAATGTGACGTTTACCGCAAAGGTAGCGGCTGCAGGAGGAAAGGTGGCCCCTTCGGGAGCGGTGATTTTTGAAGACGGCGGTGCGGCCGTCGGATCGGCTGCGGTAACGGCGGGAACGGCGGTGTGGAGTACGTCGACGCTTAGCACAGGAAGCCATAGCATCGTGGCGCGGTATGGGGGAGATGCGACGGCGGCGGGAAGCGTGTCGGCCCCACTCAACCTGGTGGTGAATGCGCAGCAGGGTTCGCAGGATGGCCTGACGCTTGGCTCAACGACAATCACGGTGGCGGCGGGCGACACGGTCAGCGTGCCGGTGATGATGAAGACGGGCTCCGCGACGACAAAAGCAGTAAGCCTGAGCTGCCGCGGGCTGCCTGAGGAGGCGAGCTGCTCGTATGTGCCGGGCTCGGCAGTGGCAACCGGCCAGGGGACAGCGACCTTGAGGATCTCAACTTCGGCGCCGCGGGATTGCGGGTCGTCGACGCCGTATGGTGGACCCACAGCCAGCTCGGCCCTGCCGCTGGCGGGCGTTCTTCTGATGATGGCATCGCGCCGGCGTAGAACCGTGAAACAGCTGCTTGTTGTGCTTTGCGCCGTGGGAACTATCGGTGTGATGAGTGGTTGCGGGACCGGAAACTGTACCGACCTTGGCACGAGGCCGGGGACGTATACGATCACCGTGATGGGGAGTGTGGGAGGGGCGCAGGTTTCGCAAATGGTGAAGCTGGTGGTGACGCCGTAG
- a CDS encoding Glu/Leu/Phe/Val dehydrogenase, which produces MAEEQLIPATEQKETDMATLTPEQEMNPWDAQAARFDFAAKKLNLDSGLWKVLRQPCREIIVHFPVSMDDGSIEVFTGYRVHHSVARGPGKGGIRYAPDVSLDEVRALASWMTWKCAVVNIPFGGAKGGVICDPKKLSQGELERITRRYTAEIIEFLGPEKDVPAPDMGTDEQTMAWIMDTYSMHMRQTVNAVVTGKPVNLGGSRGRTAATGHGLAVVCDEALKLLEMPVEGCRVIVQGFGNVGSNAARLLADKGYTVIGIAEYDGGLYNSNGIDIHALVEYRKRTRTVTGFPGAQAVDKDELLTYECEILLPAATENVITSHNAARLRCRILCEGANGPTTPLADDILSDKKIFVIPDILANAGGVTTSYFEWVQDRMGYFWTESEVNQRLDHIMSESFRDVITYARNHQVNNRIAAYMLAIDRVAYTTRQRGIYA; this is translated from the coding sequence ATGGCCGAAGAACAGCTGATACCGGCGACGGAGCAGAAGGAAACAGACATGGCGACCCTCACCCCTGAGCAGGAGATGAACCCATGGGATGCCCAGGCTGCCCGATTCGACTTCGCTGCTAAAAAACTCAACCTCGACTCCGGACTCTGGAAGGTGCTTCGTCAGCCCTGCCGCGAGATCATTGTCCACTTTCCTGTCAGCATGGATGACGGAAGCATCGAAGTCTTCACCGGCTACCGCGTCCATCACTCCGTCGCCCGCGGCCCCGGCAAGGGCGGCATTCGCTACGCCCCCGACGTCTCGCTCGACGAGGTCCGCGCTCTGGCCTCCTGGATGACCTGGAAGTGCGCCGTCGTCAACATCCCCTTCGGTGGGGCCAAGGGTGGAGTCATCTGCGATCCCAAAAAGCTCTCCCAGGGCGAACTTGAGCGCATCACCCGCCGCTACACCGCCGAGATTATCGAGTTCCTCGGGCCTGAAAAAGACGTTCCCGCCCCCGATATGGGCACCGACGAGCAGACCATGGCCTGGATCATGGACACCTACTCCATGCACATGCGCCAGACCGTCAACGCCGTCGTCACCGGCAAGCCCGTCAACCTTGGCGGCTCCCGTGGACGCACCGCCGCCACCGGCCACGGTCTGGCTGTCGTCTGCGACGAGGCTCTAAAGCTGCTCGAAATGCCGGTCGAAGGCTGCCGCGTCATCGTGCAGGGCTTCGGCAACGTCGGCTCCAACGCCGCGCGCCTGCTTGCCGACAAGGGATACACCGTCATCGGTATCGCCGAATACGATGGCGGCCTCTACAACTCCAATGGCATCGATATTCACGCGCTCGTGGAATACCGCAAGCGAACCCGGACCGTCACTGGCTTTCCCGGAGCCCAGGCCGTCGACAAGGACGAGCTGCTCACTTATGAGTGCGAGATCCTTCTTCCCGCCGCGACCGAAAACGTTATCACCAGCCACAATGCCGCCAGGCTGCGCTGCAGGATCCTCTGCGAAGGCGCCAACGGCCCCACCACGCCCCTTGCCGACGACATCCTCTCAGACAAAAAGATCTTCGTCATCCCTGACATCCTTGCTAACGCCGGCGGCGTCACCACCAGCTACTTCGAGTGGGTGCAGGACCGTATGGGCTACTTCTGGACCGAATCCGAAGTCAACCAGCGCCTCGATCACATCATGTCCGAGAGCTTCCGCGACGTCATCACCTACGCCCGCAACCATCAGGTCAACAACCGCATCGCCGCCTACATGCTCGCCATCGATCGCGTCGCCTACACCACACGCCAGCGCGGCATCTACGCCTGA
- the trpE gene encoding anthranilate synthase component I — MPVSSTNSLPSERDFLRLGRTHTLVPVYRTVAADLETPVSAFLRIAAEEPEAFLLESVEGGEHVGRYTFIGIEPYKKMISRGDQITVREGRKTMSFTGDIFTELKKALSGHRPAKLSGLPPFTAGAVGFFAYDVVRQIEKLPATAKDELGVPDACLMFFDQVLAFDHVKKEIHLIVTVDLARERSEGAHARAVRRLNRLEKRLHDPLPAMKKRKPLGKLKLEPRTPKAKFLKGVEKTKEYIAAGDVFQCVLSQRFDCEPGVDAFEIYRALRIVNPSPYMYFLRFGLDEETAKKKPVAHHIVGSSPELLVRVHGRDVEYRPIAGTRPRSADEVEDRRIEAELRDDEKERAEHIMLVDLGRNDVGRVSEFGSVKVKDLMFVERYSHVMHLVSALEGRLKDGLTPIDALRACFPAGTLSGAPKVRAMEIIEELEPSRRGVYGGSVLYADFSGNLDSCIAIRTLYMNGPHGHIQSGGGVVADSVPIKEYEESVNKAKAVVRAIERARG; from the coding sequence ATGCCTGTTTCCAGCACAAACTCCCTGCCCTCAGAGCGCGATTTTCTGCGGCTTGGCCGCACGCATACGCTCGTCCCCGTTTACCGAACCGTAGCCGCCGATCTGGAGACGCCGGTCTCGGCGTTTCTGCGGATTGCAGCCGAAGAGCCGGAGGCGTTTCTGCTGGAGTCGGTCGAGGGCGGCGAGCATGTGGGCCGCTATACCTTCATCGGTATCGAGCCGTACAAGAAGATGATCTCGCGCGGCGACCAGATTACGGTGCGTGAAGGACGCAAGACCATGTCCTTTACCGGCGATATCTTTACTGAGCTGAAGAAGGCACTGAGCGGCCACAGGCCTGCGAAGCTGTCCGGGCTGCCTCCCTTCACTGCGGGCGCTGTGGGCTTCTTTGCCTACGACGTCGTGCGGCAGATCGAGAAGCTGCCGGCGACAGCGAAGGATGAGCTCGGCGTGCCGGACGCCTGCCTGATGTTCTTTGACCAGGTGCTGGCCTTCGATCATGTGAAGAAAGAGATTCACCTGATCGTCACTGTCGATCTTGCCCGCGAGAGGAGCGAAGGAGCCCATGCCCGTGCGGTCAGGCGTCTGAACAGGCTGGAGAAACGCCTGCACGACCCTCTGCCTGCGATGAAGAAGCGCAAGCCATTGGGCAAGCTGAAGCTCGAACCGCGGACGCCGAAGGCGAAGTTTCTGAAGGGCGTAGAGAAGACCAAGGAGTACATCGCTGCGGGGGATGTCTTCCAGTGTGTGCTTTCGCAGCGTTTCGACTGCGAGCCGGGCGTGGATGCCTTTGAGATTTATCGCGCGCTGCGAATCGTCAATCCTTCTCCGTACATGTACTTTTTGCGGTTTGGACTGGATGAGGAAACGGCCAAGAAGAAGCCGGTGGCCCATCACATTGTCGGCTCGTCGCCGGAGCTTCTAGTGCGCGTGCATGGGCGTGATGTGGAGTATCGCCCCATCGCAGGTACACGTCCACGGTCGGCAGACGAGGTGGAAGACCGGCGCATCGAAGCAGAGCTTCGCGATGATGAAAAGGAGCGTGCCGAGCACATCATGCTGGTCGACCTGGGGCGCAACGATGTCGGTCGCGTCAGCGAGTTTGGCAGCGTAAAGGTAAAGGACCTGATGTTTGTGGAGCGCTACAGCCATGTAATGCACCTGGTAAGCGCGCTTGAGGGCAGGTTGAAGGACGGGCTGACACCGATCGACGCACTCCGCGCCTGCTTTCCGGCCGGGACGCTGAGCGGAGCACCAAAGGTACGCGCGATGGAGATTATCGAAGAGCTGGAGCCGTCACGCCGCGGCGTCTATGGAGGCAGCGTATTGTATGCGGACTTCAGCGGCAATCTGGACTCGTGCATCGCCATTCGCACGCTGTACATGAACGGCCCGCATGGCCATATTCAATCGGGCGGCGGTGTGGTGGCCGACTCCGTTCCGATCAAGGAGTATGAGGAGTCGGTGAACAAGGCCAAGGCGGTCGTGCGGGCGATTGAACGAGCGCGGGGGTAG
- a CDS encoding hydroxypyruvate isomerase family protein → MENRRKFLKSGLAAAVLTGTSSLAEQTGSAPQSLPAQRKGRIRQSASRGCYKQFTLDQLCEHGAQMGLKGIDLLGMEDWETPRRYGLICAMGYAGGGSIPDALNRTENHAAIEAAFRKNIPLAAKAGVPNVITFSGNRRGMPDEEGARNTIAGLNRLKKIAEDNGVTICLELLNSKRNHKDYMADHTAWGARVMREVNSPRCKLLYDIYHMQIMEGDLIATVRENIDVIGHFHTGGVPGRAEIDSTQEIYYPALMKAIADLNFSGYVAHEFTPRRDPLTSLRQAVDLCDV, encoded by the coding sequence ATGGAGAATCGGCGTAAGTTTCTCAAATCCGGGCTCGCGGCGGCCGTTCTGACAGGAACCTCGTCGTTGGCCGAGCAGACGGGCAGCGCCCCGCAATCCTTACCGGCGCAGCGCAAGGGGCGTATCCGGCAATCCGCTTCCCGCGGGTGTTACAAGCAGTTCACCCTCGATCAACTTTGCGAACACGGGGCGCAAATGGGGTTGAAAGGCATCGATTTGCTGGGCATGGAGGACTGGGAGACCCCTCGCCGCTATGGCCTGATCTGCGCCATGGGATACGCGGGAGGAGGCTCGATTCCTGACGCCCTGAACCGTACCGAAAACCATGCGGCTATTGAAGCCGCGTTCCGCAAAAACATTCCTCTCGCCGCGAAGGCAGGTGTGCCGAACGTCATCACCTTCTCAGGAAACCGTCGCGGCATGCCGGATGAAGAAGGCGCGCGCAACACGATCGCCGGCCTGAATCGGCTGAAGAAGATCGCCGAAGACAACGGCGTAACCATCTGCCTGGAGCTGTTGAACAGCAAGCGCAACCACAAGGACTACATGGCTGACCACACAGCCTGGGGTGCACGCGTGATGCGCGAGGTCAATTCACCCCGCTGTAAGCTGCTCTACGACATCTACCACATGCAGATCATGGAAGGTGACCTGATCGCTACCGTCCGCGAAAACATCGATGTGATTGGCCACTTCCATACGGGAGGCGTTCCCGGCCGCGCCGAGATCGACAGCACGCAGGAGATTTACTATCCGGCACTGATGAAGGCTATCGCCGATCTGAATTTTTCCGGCTACGTGGCGCATGAATTCACGCCCAGGCGCGATCCGCTGACCTCGCTGCGACAGGCCGTCGATCTCTGTGATGTCTAG
- a CDS encoding aminodeoxychorismate/anthranilate synthase component II — protein MVFVLDNYDSFTYNLVQYMGELGAEIVVKRNDELTPEEVEALRPDHILISPGPCTPQDAGISMDLIRHFSKLERRVPILGVCLGHQAIGAAFGGEVVRAPKLMHGKTSEVQHDGRTIFAGIPPTMTCTRYHSLIVSPKGLPAELEVSARSTDALTGEETIMGLRHRDLPIEGVQFHPESVLTSHGKEIIENFLKM, from the coding sequence ATGGTCTTCGTTCTGGACAACTACGATTCGTTTACCTACAACCTGGTGCAGTACATGGGCGAACTGGGCGCCGAGATAGTGGTGAAGCGCAATGATGAGTTGACGCCGGAAGAGGTGGAAGCTCTGCGGCCCGACCATATCTTGATCTCGCCGGGACCATGCACGCCGCAGGATGCGGGCATCAGCATGGATCTGATCCGCCACTTCTCAAAGCTGGAGCGCAGAGTTCCGATCCTCGGGGTCTGTCTCGGGCACCAGGCGATCGGCGCGGCGTTTGGAGGCGAAGTGGTGCGTGCCCCTAAGCTGATGCACGGCAAGACGAGTGAGGTACAGCACGATGGCAGGACGATCTTCGCGGGGATTCCGCCGACGATGACGTGCACGCGGTATCACTCGCTGATCGTAAGCCCGAAGGGACTGCCGGCGGAGCTGGAAGTTTCCGCCAGATCAACGGATGCTCTGACCGGCGAGGAGACGATTATGGGTCTTCGGCACCGTGACCTTCCCATCGAGGGCGTGCAGTTCCATCCGGAAAGCGTGCTGACCTCGCACGGCAAAGAGATCATCGAGAATTTTCTAAAGATGTAG
- a CDS encoding nuclease: MAAKASNPGYSGLVVLCFLSCPAIGRAQRSIGSVAPADATVAGALEISNGRIELVGASTVTARDHTAEVKLQRGGAIRVCSTSGLHVATGKGAVEAPLMLALDRGAIEIATRVTASDVVMTPDLRFTMGSPGALDLRLRVARNGDTCVENRGATAPSLNVADQFGESSYMVKPGQHVLFEHGSLKEVVDQESEPCGCPAAPVISVANAGVSGTDAAAPGSAVAKTAAEQHPFPAAQSAGLAPLSGPPQTPAGTVHAQVATTLSYGGEAGGGSATTGDNETTAAGQTVASSKTPGPHVEKASETPAESAPKIEVAGKAQAPPPPAAPPPSDLFHSIGRFFKHLFGRH, translated from the coding sequence ATGGCGGCAAAAGCGTCCAATCCGGGCTACAGCGGACTGGTGGTATTGTGCTTTCTGAGTTGCCCCGCAATTGGACGAGCGCAGCGGTCGATCGGCTCAGTCGCTCCGGCGGATGCCACGGTCGCCGGTGCTCTCGAGATTTCAAACGGCCGTATTGAGCTGGTGGGCGCTTCGACCGTAACGGCCCGTGACCATACGGCCGAGGTAAAGCTGCAACGCGGCGGAGCAATCCGGGTGTGCTCCACCAGCGGGCTACATGTGGCGACCGGCAAGGGCGCTGTAGAAGCTCCGCTGATGCTGGCGCTTGATCGCGGCGCCATCGAGATCGCGACAAGGGTGACGGCAAGCGATGTCGTGATGACTCCGGACCTGCGGTTCACGATGGGTTCTCCTGGAGCGCTGGATCTGCGGCTGCGGGTCGCCCGGAACGGCGATACCTGCGTGGAGAACCGTGGCGCGACCGCCCCGTCGCTGAATGTGGCCGATCAGTTTGGAGAGAGCAGCTATATGGTCAAGCCCGGCCAGCATGTGCTGTTCGAGCATGGCAGCCTGAAAGAGGTCGTGGACCAGGAGAGCGAGCCGTGCGGATGCCCGGCAGCCCCGGTGATCTCGGTAGCCAATGCCGGAGTAAGCGGGACGGATGCGGCTGCTCCGGGAAGCGCTGTTGCAAAGACAGCGGCGGAGCAGCATCCCTTCCCCGCTGCTCAAAGTGCTGGGTTGGCTCCGCTGAGCGGGCCGCCGCAGACCCCTGCCGGAACGGTGCACGCGCAGGTTGCGACGACGCTGAGCTATGGTGGCGAAGCGGGCGGGGGATCGGCAACGACCGGTGACAATGAGACCACCGCCGCCGGTCAGACGGTCGCATCCTCGAAAACTCCAGGGCCGCACGTCGAAAAGGCTTCAGAAACGCCCGCAGAATCTGCGCCGAAGATCGAAGTTGCGGGCAAAGCACAGGCACCACCTCCACCTGCGGCACCTCCGCCAAGTGACTTATTTCATTCGATTGGGCGATTCTTCAAGCACTTGTTTGGCCGGCATTAA
- the efp gene encoding elongation factor P — translation MSIPATQMRPGMVIKFKDDLHLVFSVEHRTPGNLRAFIQAKLRNIRTGAMFVERFRSPDPIDRVVVDEVKMEFLYNDGDDYYFMDMETFEQTHLKRETLGDAVDYLMPNLTIAVSFHDGKAVGIELPNVVEMTVVETEPGIKSATASSVTKPAKLETGLVVQVPPFINEGEKIRVDTAEGAYMSRA, via the coding sequence ATGTCGATTCCCGCAACGCAGATGCGACCGGGCATGGTTATCAAGTTTAAGGACGACCTCCACCTCGTCTTTTCGGTGGAGCACCGTACGCCAGGCAATCTTCGCGCCTTCATCCAGGCCAAGCTCAGGAATATTCGCACCGGCGCCATGTTCGTAGAACGCTTCCGCTCACCTGACCCGATTGACCGCGTGGTGGTGGACGAGGTGAAGATGGAGTTCCTGTACAACGACGGAGACGACTACTACTTCATGGACATGGAGACGTTCGAGCAGACGCACCTGAAGCGCGAGACGCTGGGCGATGCGGTGGACTACCTGATGCCCAATCTGACGATCGCGGTCAGCTTTCACGACGGCAAGGCTGTCGGTATCGAGCTGCCGAACGTCGTTGAGATGACCGTAGTCGAGACGGAGCCGGGCATCAAGTCGGCAACGGCATCTTCGGTGACGAAGCCTGCGAAGCTCGAGACCGGGCTGGTGGTGCAGGTTCCTCCGTTCATCAACGAGGGTGAAAAGATCCGCGTGGATACGGCCGAAGGCGCTTACATGAGCCGCGCATAA
- a CDS encoding acylphosphatase — MVRYFLVKGRVQGVGFRWFVHREAAELDLRGWVHNTDTGHVEVVASGDPEILTELKAALRRGSRGSRVDSVLEQELDDSEDAKLGPFEIEGAW; from the coding sequence ATGGTCCGTTACTTCCTTGTAAAAGGCCGGGTGCAGGGGGTTGGGTTTCGCTGGTTTGTGCACCGCGAAGCCGCCGAGCTTGACCTGCGCGGGTGGGTTCATAACACCGATACCGGCCATGTAGAGGTGGTCGCCTCCGGCGATCCTGAGATTCTGACCGAGCTGAAGGCGGCACTCAGGAGAGGCTCCCGCGGCAGCCGCGTGGATTCCGTTCTCGAGCAGGAGTTGGACGACAGCGAAGACGCGAAGCTGGGACCGTTTGAGATTGAAGGAGCGTGGTAG
- a CDS encoding adenine phosphoribosyltransferase — MQNANLINCEPLKALVRTVPDFPKPGILFYDITTLLKDKTGFAQLIDAFAAYYIGKDVDLVLGIEARGFIFGPALAYRLNAGFVPVRKPKKLPAQTARVSYDLEYGTDSLEIHLDAIKPGQRVIIVDDLLATGGTMAATVQLVRQMGGEIVSLGFAVELDFLKGREKFSEYDVFSLLHYNE, encoded by the coding sequence ATGCAGAACGCAAACCTGATAAATTGTGAGCCGCTGAAGGCTCTTGTGCGAACCGTACCGGACTTTCCGAAGCCGGGAATCCTGTTTTATGACATCACCACGCTTCTGAAGGACAAGACCGGGTTCGCGCAGCTGATCGACGCCTTTGCAGCCTATTACATTGGCAAAGACGTGGACCTGGTGCTGGGAATTGAAGCCCGCGGCTTTATCTTTGGCCCGGCGCTGGCCTATCGGCTGAACGCTGGCTTTGTGCCGGTTCGTAAGCCGAAGAAGCTGCCGGCGCAGACTGCGCGTGTCAGCTACGACCTGGAGTACGGCACAGATTCGCTGGAGATCCACCTGGATGCCATCAAGCCTGGGCAGAGGGTGATCATCGTCGACGATCTGCTGGCAACGGGCGGAACGATGGCTGCGACGGTGCAGTTGGTTCGCCAGATGGGCGGAGAGATCGTCAGCCTGGGATTTGCCGTAGAACTGGACTTCCTGAAAGGCCGCGAGAAGTTTTCCGAGTACGACGTCTTCAGCCTTTTGCACTATAACGAGTAA